gcgcgcgCGTTTTTTCTTGCGCCCATTAACTTCCTAGAGCCTGCTCACAGGCTAGCGGGCACGTTGGAGTTGCTTGTGCTGGACATAGGTAGGAACAGTAGTTTCTGCTTCGTTGTTAAGTGTTTTGTAGAGCATGCATAGTCTTGCTTTGCGCTATTTGCCTCCTTGTGCTGTAATGTTGGCCAGTATAAATAGtttaatgcttgggagacacaGCCCTCTCCTCTCTTGAGTAAGTCCTATGCTCAAGCACTCTatttggtattttctgtaggGGTCCCATGATGCACAAGCATATTCTAATGTGGGTCTAACCAGGACAAGAGTGAAGATTTCTTTTGATGAATCCTAGTGTCTTATTGGCTTTGCTCTTCACGTTTAAAATGTGCGTTTTCCAATTAAGAGCCGTTCAGTGACGGTAATCCCTAGGTATTCCTGGTGGTCCACCACTTCTAGAATCTGGTTTAGCATGGTATATTGATGGCAATCGGGTTTTTCGATCGATGAATACGCAACACATAGCACATATGGGTATGGAAATTCATTTGCCAGACTCTGGCACTCTGTAAACTTAGTGCATCAGCTTGGCTGTGTATTACTGCATACAGGAGGGTGTCACCAGCAAATAATTTGAAGTGTGATGAtatgcatggttcaatttgGCTGTTACCATTCCCCCTACCCCCGGGCAAACCCCGGGACAAGTTCAGCCCTTTGGTCCCGGGAGTGAGAAATTGTTTGAAGCAGTTCTTTCGCGGGGATATAAAATGGGTGAGGCAAATCAATGAAAATAtcttttctttgattttgaGAAGTACGTGCAAGTACGtgtcatttctcgcgcggtttGTACAAATGGCTGCGGACTTCACGACTACGTATTTTGAAGGGAAAACGCAGGAATTTGTCGGagctttttcttcctttttcgttttcaaacttattaatcataactacaTTATGACATGTATTATCAATAATGCTTTCAAAAAGATGTACTCATAAAAAGCTCCGAAGACATAATGAGGTCAATCAGGAGCTCACGTAAATCCCCGGGGTTATGCCCGGGAGGGGGCATGGTTAAAGGTCAAATTGAACCGTGCGCAACGTCAATACTCAGTAGCTCGATTGAAAACGCTTGCCACCCAGTCTGTTCGACTTGTTATGGTTCAATCCGTGCTGATCAAATTGTCAGAAAACTTGCCATTTTTCTCTCATTGCAAAGAAAACACTGTTCTTATCATAGGATTATAAAAATGTTAAAgtgggttaggttagggttagggttagggttttaATGTTAAAATGAGGGTcagacctgaaaaaaaaagcctgcgCCCCAGGTACATTCCGGGGGAGGGgcactccctataatggcctatacagggaggcttAGCCTTAAAGTGGTACCTTTTTGAGGATTCAGGTAAATGAAACTAGGGATTTCGTACTTGAAAGGGCAGAGAAATATGTCATTTCGGCCTGTAAAAAAGCCCGGAAGGGGagcagggatggcgcagtggtgagagcactcgccttccaccaatgtggcccgggttcgattcccggactcgacgtcatatgtgggttgagtttgttgttggttctcttctctgctccgagaggtttttctccgggtactccggttttcccctctccgcaaaaaccaacatttctaaattccaattcgatccggaATGCTCGAGCGTTTAATACATGAGCCCCTGGCTCGGGAGATTGGGCAACCACTCCTCACGGTATCgagcttaaataaaattgattgatttgattgattgattgagaaaacgttctggtttgtAATTCATTCATAAATTTCAAAGACAgcgcatttacagcagtttaaaTGGATGTAAAGTTCTAAACTTGGTATATAAAGGCGTATTATTTGTCAATGGAAGACACACGaagtcaaaaatggtatataaaagggtaaggggttacACCTCGGAGAGGAGCGGAGCcgtaaaaaaactttgttgagtgaCCCCCCTGGCTACTTTCCTTCCTACGCTTTAGTCTGAGTGAGAACCGGAAAGAGTATCAGAATAGCATGTACGTGACGGGTGGAAGAAAGCAGTggaaaaaacagttttacgGAATTTACATCGAGAGATCGGAATTATGACGCAATATGATAAGGATGGAGCTTACCGAACAGGTATCAGCCATTCAAAGTGATTTTTTGGGTGGAGAGAACCAACGATGCAAGTATTCGCAGGCCAAGTAACTATTTATTTAAGGACCGCAGCATATAGAGTATACCTACTGGGCGTTACTGGCAAGTTTAATCGCCTCACTGGGGTAGTACCAGAATACCATACCACACTATGAGTAGCgtgcccccaccccccaccccccaccctaACTGCTGTCGTTAACTGAAATTGAATACGAGATTCGAAGAGAAATTGCGAATATCGATCTTTTTTTTGCGGTCATGTAATACAGCATCCTCTATTTATTAAATACTTGTTCTAGTTGAGGCTACATTTATATTCATACCAATCGCCGTGTATCATCGACATCAGACAACAAAGTTCAATAAACCAGAGGTTAAATGATAAACATATTTTATGGACAAAGCGCTAAGCACATAAACAGAGGTTTAATCAACATTAAAACAAGTATTGCACATTGAGTACAAACTGCATATTCCATCGACAGGCCTTGTCGGCCCTCAGTAGTAATAACACACcaatatttattgaaaaagtAGCCATTTTCTCGCAGTCTTTCTATTGActaaatagctaaaaatacTTAAGCAAGGTGCAATtcgttttcaaaatttctagtTGATAAATAGTCCTTATTATGGGCAAAAAGATAGTTACAAATAGATGATTAAGTTGACCAGACATGACTGACAAAAAGTGCATTCAAAAACCACACAGATCTTGTTTCAAGAAGTTCGCTAGTTCTCGTAAGTAAAAAAAGTTCTACCCTTATTATTTTGCTGAAGTATTTGTCAGTTATTTAGCCCCAACTGCTGCTTTCATTAATTCTGTTGTCATACTCTTTGGGCGTTCGATTGGGAAGCCCAGCGCACGTGACCACACCAATGAAGCTAAAACACCAAGCGCCCGTGAAACACCAAACAGTACTGTGTAATAATTCATCTCCTTTAAGCCATAGAACTGAAacaccaaacaaacaaataaattaaaaagatacTTCAATGACACCTGCCCACAATGCTAACGCTCTTCTTTGACCCAAATCATGATCAACTGcctcaaataataataataataataataataataataatttttttataaaatgaaaaaattttattgacaacaatgctaactattaaaatcctatttacaataaattcgcttcaaaaaaagaaaaaactattcattcaaaatgctatttacaattcctgtcgatttaaaaagcacttaatttagcttagaaagagttaatttaactaagaaatatttattcgaattaaaaacatttcatttcaataaaaaaaaactgtcagcctctaaaattcaaaagtttctttcaactgtttaactaataataatattattaataataataataatcgacAAGATCTGCAATAATGTCGAAATCGAACCACGCCTTCAACCCCTGGACAACGAGCGATTTCATTTGAGGAGCGCTGTTACAAGTTCTGAGGCTAGGTTGGACACTGAAAGCGGGAGGTTTCTGGGCAagaggagttacggcattttttgatgttagagttacgcacgtcaactccaagtgttaccagagcaagccaacatcggaagtgttcaaagagcaagaagaagagaagaagcgcaagtaccagcagtgggtgttagatgtagaaatgggttcgtttacgcctttagtgtttggaaccaatggcggaatgggaaacgagtgtcagcggttcttaaagcatctcgcagacaagatagctcagaaagacaccgagccttatcatgttgtaatcacttggctcaggacacagacctcgtttgaactcttaagatcggtacatgcatgcgtcagaggttcgcaaacgccgtttcgtagcaagctagagcaatcattagactgtaaaataaatgtcgctagtgcggatatctgaaatacTTGTCTACatgcttttatacttagggctttttatggacactggtttagccgtcattagtataattcgattgcaggatcttaatatctctgcataatggaattcttaattttatagaattttaaacttttattattaattatatctatttcctcttcttttatgtaaggttaagttacttctatttttagaatttgtaaatgaatagttttttctatcttcacttataatatacaggattgtttttgttctctaatgaaggacgaggggtttcttttgtaacggatggaattgtagatagtgtttttgatgaattaattagattttttgtaacagcaggttgattgtaaataggattttaattgaggttttgtaataaagattcttttgttatcattaaaatttaataataataataattattataataataattattataatattataatataattataataataataataataataataataataataataataataattattattattattattatcattattattaaaaatgttaCTTCCGCTCCCTGGTGTACATCTCTGACACTTCTTTTCCCCTTAGGAAAGTGTTGGAGACGTAGACCACGGAGTGCAAGTAAAATGAAGGACGCTTCTTGGCTTCCCTAGGCAACTGGTTGTTATTGAAAGAAATGCAGTTTTATTCTTGTACAGCAGCAAGATAATTCTGTACAGTACAACTCATTGTAAACAGGTTGCCAGCAACGtgtaatagaaaaaaaattataaaaactaTTTTCAGAGGTTTTTGTTTGTACGCACGCTATAACGTTTCATTAACTGTATAACTAAGCACTTACATGCACATTTCACATCTTTTCCTTTAGTAAACATAAAATTATTAGTTTTCTTTAAGTGTTCCCTCGATATGAGCTGGTTAGTGTTTTTGCAGGTGATCAACTTGTTATTTTCGGATATTTTCCTGTTATTAACCTGCATCAGCATGCCCTTGTGTGCAACAACACCAGGATATGCCTGAAATGTTATGTTTAGATATAATATTCTAGTGTTGAAAGGTCAATGtacaaatgcggtatttacctgCAATAACACGCCACTGTGTGCGTCAACATTTGGCCATGGGTTCTTGGCTTTTCCTTGCTCCAATAAAACATCGGGGACAATTTTTAGAAGCTGGCCACAAAGTTTGAACAAGGGGTCATCAGGTAGATGCTTCAGAGCAAAAACCCGCTGAGCTGTGTATCTTGGATCTGTCTGCCTCAAAACAGCATGTCCAAAACCTGGTACAACTTGCTGTTAAAGTAACCAAAAATTTATGTAGTAACCTTTAAacaatagcccattttacagttacagatTGAAACAAGGCTAGAGTTGACCTTGATTTGATAAAAACCCTTCCTGCCTTCTTAAGTAAATCATTTTCTTATGCTTACTAGatttttaagcataatttccatTAGAAAACAAGGGAGGTTTGTATCTAAACAAgctcaacctcagcctcacactcactcgaaggctagggtactcaacccacaactgtaaaatggtctgttattgaatgaggctgactATGATGTGAAGGGGGTTGTTATAGGCTGAGGTGGATGAAAAGCCTTCAAACTCAcaattcttttattattcattcaaaatatttcatgtTCTTAACAACCTTACCTCCTCCCCgaatttcttcaaaacatttgtcAGTTGCTCGGCAGAGTTTTAGGATTTAGAGAGATTTCTTTTTCATATGGATACTCCTCAAAATGTATATGGCATCCATCTATCAAGATTTTTGCATATTCCTGCATTTCATCAGTTCAGTTTTTAACCAATAAGTTCAGCTAATTTACCCTCGGACATCCAacattaatttacttttttcagaTTACTCTTGCATAACATCTAGGCTACCATGCCAATACCTGAAATTGAAGTTGCTATCTTACATTCAAGGAACAACCTATTAATTAGTGTGAATATTACCtacatcttccaaatatggtaagtaCCGGTTGGCTATGATGGAGCAAATCACAaatggcaaaatattttgaatgaaaaataataataataattgtaatgtTATGAAAAATGATGTAAATAGGCTTCACATaccataaaattctgaaaataagccccggggcttatatttttcaaaggccctttttggggggcttacttttggaggggcttatctatggagggaaatttgcgtttcaaaatcgattgggctaactttatagttggaagtaaatttaccgtttttgctttgttttactttgtatttgagagtAATTTTCCATGTACCAGCCCCcaaggggcttatatttggaggggcaatttaacggaaGATTTTTTGCGTCactggtttggggggcttatatttggaggggcttatacatggaggggcttatttctggaattttatggtatgtCTAACTGAGTCAGCTTTGAAAAGTAGAAGTTTGATTCATCAGGAGTTTCAAATGTTGTGATAAAAAATTATTGGACTTTTATTGTTACATTAAAAACTTACCCCACTCTTTAATGTTGTCTCCACAAACTCCCGAACTCTCTCATCAGTTGGGTCTTCTCCAACTTCTTTCAGCATGTTTGTGATCCAGATTAAAACTTCCTGCATTACGATAAAAATTTTGTATCAGGTTTAGAGGGCTTCATACATGTGTGTACCAGTACAGTTTGCAGCAAGAAGAATGATAGGTAAGcccttgtatttttttaaaatgtacaCATATAACATCCAGACTAGCTACTGGAAGTGAAAGTTTTAATGCATAATTTTCTTGGTAGTTCAAGTGACCGGTCTTCACAACATAAAACCTTGGAAGTCTATTCATGGTTTGCATTTAATCAGTTGTGACTCCtagagaaaacaaaatggaaacTCGTGTTTCCATGAAGCAAGTAGATGCAAGTGACTGCAAAAAATGAGATAATTCTGAAAGACTCTGCAGCAAACTTAAGGGTGCAATGTCATAAATTATATTCTGTGCAAAACAGATTCCCTTTTTGCACTAGTGTAGAAATATTATCACTAGACCCTAATTATGTATAATTCCTTTAACGTTATTAAAGTGAAGGGATTTAGGCTCTAACAATCAATGGTAGCCTTAGAGACTTTATAAGAACTGTTAAACTGGTTTCGGAAATCTACGATGGTTTCCTTCGTCAGTTGCTTTCGGTGGTTAGTGCTAGTGCGCTTGTGAGCAAAAGAAAGTGACTTAAGAGTGGAAAAAGGATGTGCTGTTAGagaaagtttgtttgtttgtctgtttgtgtGTTCTTTTGTTAGCAGTAGGCCATAGATGCTAACTGAACGCATGCAAATTTGTTAAAACTTCATAATGGCTTTTAACACTGAGTTAGCCCTTTGAAAATGTATCTAAAAAGTCAACAACAAAGGCGAGTCTAACTTTGACTTTAGCACAAATCTTGCAACTCAATTATTGGAGTGAATAACACAGGGTGGTAGTGTAGTTTTATAACTAAGTGACTAAGGGTCGATTTCCAGTGACGTGTAATTTTTACATCAGATTCCGTaagtgcgtaaaatttacgtttgcaaataaaatggaggcaatgcatgaaaggttgCTTGTaggcgtaaaagttgaaccttgcTCAACTTCCTGTTTAAactcagcactttttatcttgcctctatcATTTTTACATGATTAAAATTTGCATGTGTTAACATGTGTAGCCAAAAACGCATCAGTGGAAATCAAACCAAAGTGTAGAAATATTTTCACTCGACCCTAACCATTGTGGTGGCATCACGAAATAATAATAtcgtctgttttctcagggCATGTTTTACAAAATGATGTAGTTACCTGATTAGCAAGACCATGCAGTGGTCCAGCCAGGCCATTCATTCCAGCAGCAAGACACAAATATGGATCTGATAAAGCACTACCAACAAGATGAGTGGTATGTGCACTGACGTTACCTCCCTCATGATCAGCATGAAGAACAAGGTAAAGTCGCATCATTTCATGAAACATGGGGTCTTCAAAACCCAGCATAGTGGCCAAGTTATCTGCCCAGTCTTTATTGGGGTCTATGGGAGCAACTTTTCCATCCTTGAAGACATTCCTATAGATGTAGGCTGCAACGGTTGTTATTTTGGCTGTCAGCTCCATGGCATCCTCAAATGTATACTGGAAAACAGAAAAGATGGTCATAGTTAACAACAACCATGGACAAGGGAATACAACCACTCCACAAATGGCGGGTAGTTTTATACTCTTTTCTTTATGTTGAAATTAGCTTCACTAACCTCATTTAAGACAAAGAATTATactgttttgaattttgatCCTGAGAGGGAAGATACAGTAAAGCTGATTTTAACATAAACCAAAAAATATTTAACGAAGCTGCTGTTTTTGGAATGGGTCTATACAATGTAGAACATGGGTTATATTTCAGTTCTAATCAACCATGGGAGCAGGAGAATTCAATGTAAAAACAATCCCCAAACGTTGACATTTTTGTCCTATATCCAAGTGTCAATGGCCTTTCCAGACTAGTGGGATCATAACCGCCTACTATCCTTAATGTCACACCATGTGTCAAGGTGTCAACAAACGACAAGTAAGATTTTTTCTGACAAATGTGTATCATTAATAGGTGAACCTGACAATTAAAATTGCTCATTGCAACGGTACTACAGAAGTCAGGGTTCAAATCCTGTCAAGCCTAAATTGTTCCAGGCTTTCATCAGTTGCATACAAAACTGTACTGATTGTTCAGTTGATAAATATTTCTCCTGCACTCTGAATATTATTAAACCTCACATattagaaatttttaaaattaatgacaaCGTCAGCAAGTCATTCCTTTAAACAGCAAGTCATTGCTGATTTTACCTCCCAGTGTTTAGCTTTATGCACTCCCTGTGCATAAGCCTTGGCAAATTGGCTCTCTGTGTTCATGGCTGTGATGGCAGCACTGAACTGACTCATTGGGTGCATGGTTTCTGGAAAGTTGTTTAACATTTGTACAACATGTTGTGGCAAGTCAGCATGGGCTGCCCACTCTCTCGACAAATTGTCAAcctgtgaaaaaaaaggaataaaagtTGCGAGTCAATTTTATGCCcttgtttcaattttcttttcctgttgTATATGGTAACAATGGTCATCATTTACTTTAGAACCAAATGGAGAaagcttaaaggagctgtgaaATTCAGacaaattaggtaattacaaaatgcccgttaaattaagagaaacataaaaataaccgcttaaaacattaaaggaaggttaaaataacacagcAGAAACAACAGATTCCACGGAAGGGCAAAAGTGAAGAAGATTGAATTGGATTGAAAtaagggtttttgaaaactgagtGTTCAgcccaacagtttttcaaagttgatccctgccgcttgcaactttaaaaataatgcttgggagacgtatttgtttgtctcggatctctgattttgtcatttacatgtaatttctttgcttacattaagttccatagcgaccGAGggtgagtaattggcaaaatttttacaaaatgaagtgggtgccgtgacacagccccttcaATTTCCACATTACTGAGCATTAGAGAGGTAGGGATTCTgtgaagttttaaagttttgatgAGACACAACTGTTGGAATTACATAAAGTATGCTAATTTATGCTGTTCAATGAAAATTTCTGATGGGCTAATTTCACAATGAACTTTTGACATGCGTTTGACATATTAGTTCTGTTCTGTTGTTCTGTTTTCTCTCTTGCTACATGAAGTGTAATGCAGCAAATCTCCAGCAAGCCCAGTTTTACATGTAGATACAGTGTAGCATTCCCTGAAAATGAGGTATCCATTAAGTGCACATTTTAAATGGTATCACAACTTTTCCTATGGGCAAGCAGCTTTTACTTTCTTGTCTAGTTCACCAGGAAACTTGCTATAGATAAAAACCACCTGGCCAGACCAGTTCAGTCATGAAGAGAATTTCACTGTTTGTCAGGGCTGTGCAGAACGGCGGcaaccgtttggaactggtctggtaagacattgtccccaggggctcttctcgccattctttacttttcttcgtgacATATTTTTCCGctcgtttagactttccctcgcccccactatctgcccctgggtctccgaggatgacatCAGGCCAGTGAATATGAAAAGTATCTTGGCCGGCAGGAAAATCTACTTATCTTTGACAACTTGACCAAAGCTTTCCCATGCCGTGGCAAGGAAAGGTAAAGTTAAGTAAATCAACTAACCTGAGCTTTGGTTGGAATTTCACCAGTCATCAGTAACCAGAAAATCCCTTCAGGCAACGGCTCTTCGCCACCTTCAGCCTTTGGTAAAAGCTACATACACGAAACATCCAATACAGTCAGTACTAGTTACAATAATTATATTGTAAATCCAGAAGGATAAGCCATACCTTTCTCCCTAAAATTTCAATGATGCTAcaatttaaatgttttttttacctaaaattAAGCAACATAACCATTGGTTGAGGACACTTTTACAACAATAATTGGTCATGGCTCATTACCCCGTAAAGCAAGGCCTTCACATTTTGTCCTCTCACAACAAGATGAGGACATTGCAATTACCAAGAAAATCTCCTACAACATCAACACATGACAGAGATGCAGGCATGGGTCTCTTATCCCTTGATTTCTCGCTTACACATTTCGCCTTTACACTTACATGTATGGCATGCCCTCCACTTGCTCCATGTGCTTTTAGGCTGTCTGTTTggatgtattgttattttttccaatTATTTGGttcctagttttttttttggccaaagcAGCACTTGGCAGTTGTTGTACTAATTTTTTGATCATCACGATTGTGAATTTCAtctgaagagaaaaaatatcAGGGGGGGCTTTGCTTCTGTTTTTGTTTGGccatttaaaaacaataataatagataCAGCCATGAAGCTGCCACATTGCATCCCACAATGCATTCCACTTCAAGTTGAACCCAGACTTTTACCTGCCAAGGGCACCTTTAGCATTTACCTTCCATTCTTTTTTAAGCAAGACaattcttcagttttttttggTCATGTTTAGTTCCTTTTAGCACAATACAAACATATCAAGGTGAATTTGTATAACCTATTTCATATTATGCTATTGGGGCACATAATATTGTCATGACCAGCTTGCACAGACACAAGCAATTCTCATTGAAATGTACAATGACTGGATGTTTCCAAATCAAATGGTAGTTATCTGAACTAAGAATATTCTGTATCAGGCAAAGAAACATGGAGGTGCATGAAATATgcattgtttaatttatttatctGCTCCCTACTGACAAATCAAGCCAAACCTTATCccataatattattgtttaatattttaCTTACTTCTTGGCACTGGGGAATTGTATAACCTCGGAATTCAATACCCTAGACAcacaaaaagggaaaattaagtTTCCAACTAAGACCGCCCTAAACAAATTTAGTCAACTGTAAGTCAATGTTATCAAATAATTTTCACCCTCAAAGATGCTGGATT
The sequence above is a segment of the Porites lutea chromosome 3, jaPorLute2.1, whole genome shotgun sequence genome. Coding sequences within it:
- the LOC140931382 gene encoding citrate synthase, mitochondrial-like isoform X2, which translates into the protein MNVLRTCKQLSRLGQNTIIQQGIIRTLIRLQSTQTETQNLRETLYRVVPEKQKEVADFRKEYGDRSLGEYTVDQVYGGMRGITGLITETSHLDPNEGIEFRGYTIPQCQELLPKAEGGEEPLPEGIFWLLMTGEIPTKAQVDNLSREWAAHADLPQHVVQMLNNFPETMHPMSQFSAAITAMNTESQFAKAYAQGVHKAKHWEYTFEDAMELTAKITTVAAYIYRNVFKDGKVAPIDPNKDWADNLATMLGFEDPMFHEMMRLYLVLHADHEGGNVSAHTTHLVGSALSDPYLCLAAGMNGLAGPLHGLANQEVLIWITNMLKEVGEDPTDERVREFVETTLKSGQVVPGFGHAVLRQTDPRYTAQRVFALKHLPDDPLFKLCGQLLKIVPDVLLEQGKAKNPWPNVDAHSGVLLQFYGLKEMNYYTVLFGVSRALGVLASLVWSRALGFPIERPKSMTTELMKAAVGAK
- the LOC140931382 gene encoding citrate synthase, mitochondrial-like isoform X1, with translation MNVLRTCKQLSRLGQNTQIIQQGIIRTLIRLQSTQTETQNLRETLYRVVPEKQKEVADFRKEYGDRSLGEYTVDQVYGGMRGITGLITETSHLDPNEGIEFRGYTIPQCQELLPKAEGGEEPLPEGIFWLLMTGEIPTKAQVDNLSREWAAHADLPQHVVQMLNNFPETMHPMSQFSAAITAMNTESQFAKAYAQGVHKAKHWEYTFEDAMELTAKITTVAAYIYRNVFKDGKVAPIDPNKDWADNLATMLGFEDPMFHEMMRLYLVLHADHEGGNVSAHTTHLVGSALSDPYLCLAAGMNGLAGPLHGLANQEVLIWITNMLKEVGEDPTDERVREFVETTLKSGQVVPGFGHAVLRQTDPRYTAQRVFALKHLPDDPLFKLCGQLLKIVPDVLLEQGKAKNPWPNVDAHSGVLLQFYGLKEMNYYTVLFGVSRALGVLASLVWSRALGFPIERPKSMTTELMKAAVGAK